The following proteins come from a genomic window of Myxococcales bacterium:
- a CDS encoding RNA polymerase sigma factor, whose protein sequence is MLAPPQPAPLDPEKAAMLELAREAAAGDGRATAQLLRAVAPLVTRVVRAVLGGGHPDVADVVQQSLIGLVRALPAFRGDCAPEGYAQTIAMRTALLARRRTRVDRSRRDDDSETDAAPCPNETPEQDALTTRRRALLRELLAELPVEQAEALGLRIVLGWSLDEVATAAGAPLNTIRSRLRLAKEALRRRIEAAPDLLAALEVGA, encoded by the coding sequence ATGTTGGCCCCTCCCCAACCAGCGCCGCTCGACCCTGAAAAGGCGGCGATGCTGGAGCTCGCCCGCGAGGCGGCTGCCGGCGACGGCCGGGCGACCGCGCAGCTGCTGCGCGCGGTCGCGCCGCTCGTGACTCGGGTGGTCCGCGCGGTGCTGGGCGGTGGCCACCCCGACGTCGCCGACGTCGTACAGCAGTCGCTCATCGGCCTCGTCCGCGCCCTCCCCGCGTTCCGCGGCGACTGCGCCCCGGAGGGGTACGCTCAGACTATCGCGATGCGCACGGCGCTCCTCGCACGGCGCCGCACGCGCGTCGACCGGTCGCGCCGCGACGACGACTCCGAGACCGACGCCGCCCCGTGCCCCAACGAGACCCCCGAGCAGGACGCCCTCACCACCCGACGCCGGGCGCTGCTGCGCGAGCTCCTCGCCGAGCTCCCCGTCGAGCAAGCCGAGGCCCTCGGCCTTCGCATCGTGCTCGGCTGGTCGCTCGACGAGGTCGCGACCGCGGCCGGCGCGCCGCTGAACACGATTCGTAGCCGGCTCCGCCTCGCGAAGGAGGCCCTTCGGCGCCGCATCGAGGCGGCACCTGATCTCTTGGCCGCGCTGGAGGTGGGAGCATGA
- the serC gene encoding 3-phosphoserine/phosphohydroxythreonine transaminase has product MARVMNFSAGPAALPEEALLRARDELLDWQGTGMSVMEQSHRGKAYERLHQEALSLLAKHLQIGTDKTVLLLQGGATQCFATVPMNLLRRGREAEYVVTGVWGEKALGEATQLAGPLGASAREVPWEGSRKGTRAPRATELTLSDDAAYLHTTSNETIHGVQLGLTPETPFPSSRAPHVCDMSSDFLGRRLDMSRFALVYAGAQKNLGPSGVVVVVADNELMAGARDDVADIFRFAVHAKHGSLFNTPPTLAIYLVRNVLLWLEGQGGIEAIERQNEEKARLVYAEIDRAPDFYRCPVELGSRSLMNVVFRLPTAELEARFVADAAAGGMVGLKGHRSVGGVRASLYNAVPVAAAQSLASFMREFHRTCLA; this is encoded by the coding sequence ATGGCCAGAGTCATGAACTTCAGCGCGGGCCCCGCCGCGCTCCCCGAGGAGGCGCTGCTCCGCGCTCGCGATGAGCTGCTCGACTGGCAAGGCACCGGCATGAGCGTGATGGAGCAGAGCCACCGCGGGAAGGCCTACGAGCGGCTCCATCAAGAGGCGCTCTCGCTGCTCGCGAAGCACCTCCAGATCGGGACCGACAAGACGGTGCTGCTCCTTCAGGGGGGCGCCACGCAGTGCTTCGCGACCGTGCCGATGAACCTCCTCCGGCGCGGGCGCGAGGCCGAGTACGTGGTCACCGGGGTGTGGGGCGAGAAGGCGCTCGGGGAGGCGACCCAGCTCGCGGGGCCCCTCGGCGCGTCGGCGCGGGAGGTCCCGTGGGAGGGCTCTCGGAAGGGCACGCGGGCGCCTCGCGCGACGGAGCTCACGCTGAGCGACGACGCGGCGTACCTCCACACGACCAGCAACGAGACCATCCACGGCGTGCAGCTCGGCCTCACCCCCGAGACGCCATTTCCCAGCTCACGTGCGCCGCATGTGTGCGACATGTCTAGTGATTTTCTCGGACGCCGCCTCGACATGTCGCGCTTCGCGCTCGTGTACGCCGGCGCGCAGAAGAACCTCGGCCCCTCCGGCGTGGTGGTGGTCGTGGCCGACAACGAGCTGATGGCGGGCGCGCGTGACGACGTGGCCGACATCTTTCGGTTCGCGGTCCACGCGAAGCACGGCTCGCTCTTCAACACGCCGCCCACGCTCGCGATCTACCTGGTGCGCAACGTCCTCTTGTGGCTCGAGGGGCAGGGGGGGATCGAGGCCATCGAGCGCCAGAACGAAGAGAAGGCCCGCCTCGTGTACGCGGAGATCGATCGCGCTCCCGATTTCTACCGGTGCCCCGTCGAGCTCGGGAGTCGCTCCCTCATGAACGTCGTCTTCCGGCTCCCGACCGCGGAGCTCGAGGCGCGCTTCGTGGCCGACGCGGCCGCGGGCGGCATGGTCGGCCTGAAGGGGCACCGCAGCGTTGGGGGCGTGCGAGCCTCGCTCTACAACGCGGTCCCCGTGGCCGCCGCCCAGTCGCTCGCGTCGTTCATGCGCGAGTTTCACCGAACCTGCCTCGCGTGA
- the ettA gene encoding energy-dependent translational throttle protein EttA yields the protein MDYIFTMREVTKVHPPDKKVLENITLAFFPGAKIGVIGSNGSGKSSLLRIMAGLDKEIYGEAKAHPGVRIGYFAQEPDLGDATTVREAVEQAVGDVRALIEQFEQLSAKLGEPMGDDEMERTLAEQGELQDKLDAADAWSIDQRVDVAMDALRCPPGEAEISHLSGGEKRRVALCRILLGRPDMLLLDEPTNHLDAESVAWLERFLKEYPGTVVAVTHDRYFLDDVAEWILELDRGRGYPYKGNYSGWLEQKGARLAQEEKQESARQRKLKQELEWVRQSPRARQAKSKARLSAYDELMANASKGPADAAEISIPPGPRLGDVVLEAEGLVKAFGDKLLFDDLSFRLPRSGIVGVIGPNGAGKTTLFRMILGEEKPDVGTLRVGETVKVAYVDQSREALSPEQSVWQEISRGEEKLALGKREVSSRAYCSWFGFKGAEQQKKVGNLSGGERNRVHLAKLLKEGGNLLLLDEPTNDLDVDTLRSLEDALVEFPGCAVVISHDRWFLDRIATHILAFEGDSRVDWFEGNYRMYEEDRKKRLGAAADQPHRIKYRKLRD from the coding sequence ATGGACTACATCTTCACGATGCGGGAGGTGACGAAGGTTCACCCGCCCGACAAGAAGGTTCTCGAGAACATCACCCTCGCGTTCTTTCCGGGCGCCAAGATCGGGGTCATCGGCTCCAACGGCTCGGGCAAGAGCAGCCTGCTCCGCATCATGGCGGGCCTCGACAAGGAGATTTACGGGGAGGCGAAGGCGCACCCCGGCGTGCGGATAGGGTACTTCGCCCAAGAGCCGGACCTCGGCGACGCCACGACGGTGCGCGAGGCAGTGGAGCAGGCGGTGGGCGACGTGCGCGCCCTCATCGAGCAGTTCGAGCAGCTCAGCGCGAAGCTCGGCGAGCCGATGGGCGACGACGAGATGGAGCGCACGCTGGCCGAGCAGGGCGAGCTGCAGGACAAGCTCGACGCGGCCGACGCCTGGAGCATCGATCAGCGCGTGGACGTCGCGATGGACGCGCTCCGCTGTCCGCCGGGCGAGGCCGAGATCTCCCACCTCTCGGGCGGAGAGAAGCGCCGCGTCGCCCTGTGCCGCATCCTCCTCGGGCGCCCCGACATGCTCCTGCTCGACGAGCCCACGAACCACCTCGACGCCGAGAGCGTCGCGTGGCTCGAGCGCTTCCTGAAGGAGTACCCGGGCACGGTGGTCGCGGTCACCCACGATCGCTACTTCCTCGACGACGTGGCCGAGTGGATCCTCGAGCTCGATCGCGGCCGCGGCTACCCGTACAAGGGCAACTACAGCGGCTGGCTCGAGCAGAAGGGCGCACGCCTCGCGCAGGAGGAGAAGCAGGAGAGCGCGCGGCAGCGTAAGCTCAAACAAGAGCTCGAGTGGGTTCGGCAGAGCCCGCGCGCGCGACAAGCGAAGAGCAAGGCGAGGCTCTCGGCCTACGACGAGCTCATGGCGAACGCGAGCAAGGGCCCGGCGGACGCCGCGGAGATCAGCATCCCGCCGGGGCCGCGCCTGGGTGACGTCGTGCTCGAGGCCGAGGGCCTCGTGAAGGCCTTCGGCGACAAGCTGCTCTTCGACGACCTCTCGTTCCGGCTGCCCCGCAGCGGCATCGTTGGCGTGATCGGGCCGAACGGCGCGGGCAAGACCACGCTGTTCCGCATGATCTTGGGCGAAGAGAAGCCCGACGTCGGCACCCTGCGCGTGGGCGAGACGGTGAAGGTCGCGTACGTCGATCAGAGCCGCGAGGCGCTCTCCCCCGAGCAGAGCGTTTGGCAGGAGATCTCCCGCGGCGAGGAGAAGCTCGCGCTCGGCAAGCGCGAGGTGTCGTCGCGGGCGTACTGCTCGTGGTTCGGCTTCAAGGGCGCCGAGCAGCAGAAGAAGGTCGGCAACCTCTCGGGCGGAGAGCGGAACCGCGTCCACCTCGCGAAGCTCCTGAAGGAGGGCGGCAACCTGCTCCTCCTCGACGAGCCGACCAACGATCTCGACGTCGACACGCTCCGCTCGCTCGAGGACGCGCTCGTCGAGTTCCCGGGCTGCGCCGTCGTGATTAGCCACGATCGCTGGTTCCTCGACCGCATCGCGACCCACATCCTCGCGTTCGAGGGCGACAGCCGCGTCGACTGGTTCGAGGGCAACTACCGCATGTACGAGGAAGACCGGAAGAAGCGCCTCGGCGCGGCCGCCGATCAGCCCCACCGCATCAAGTACAGGAAGCTCCGCGACTGA